In Anaerolineae bacterium, the following are encoded in one genomic region:
- a CDS encoding iron ABC transporter permease: MLSVRLSLRKRRWLSLAVAAFFLIIVGLLATTWGAAGIPVSAVVRILMGASVEPATWETIIFQIRIPRIVLGGIVGMTLAIAGAVYQAIFRNPLADPYLLGVSSGASFGAAVAIYFVWRFSWGGLNAVSIAAFGGALLATATIYSLARVGGKAPVTTLILAGVAIGALLSSATTFLMFTTREAFHTINLLGWLMGSLALADWTRVKTAATYIAIALSVIAYYSYTLNVLQLDEDQAMALGVEVERVKFIIIAAASLATAAAVSVSGVIGFLGIIIPHTVRILWGSDYRFLLPMSGILGGLCLILADGFIRLLFAPRELPIGVVTAFLGAPFFIYLLRRYKKEVFPF, translated from the coding sequence ATGCTTTCCGTTAGGCTGAGCTTAAGGAAGCGGCGATGGCTCTCCTTGGCTGTCGCCGCTTTCTTCCTAATAATCGTCGGGTTGCTGGCTACAACCTGGGGTGCTGCTGGCATCCCCGTCTCGGCGGTGGTGAGAATACTGATGGGCGCCAGTGTGGAGCCAGCGACCTGGGAGACCATAATATTTCAAATTCGCATTCCCCGGATCGTGCTTGGGGGGATTGTGGGAATGACTCTGGCCATAGCCGGAGCTGTCTACCAGGCTATTTTCCGCAATCCCCTGGCTGACCCTTACCTCCTCGGGGTTTCTTCAGGGGCATCCTTTGGGGCAGCGGTGGCCATTTATTTTGTCTGGCGTTTCTCCTGGGGAGGATTGAATGCCGTATCCATAGCGGCCTTCGGGGGAGCTTTGCTGGCCACCGCCACCATCTATTCATTAGCCAGAGTGGGAGGCAAGGCCCCTGTAACAACCCTTATCCTGGCAGGTGTGGCTATAGGAGCTCTGCTCTCATCAGCCACTACCTTCCTCATGTTTACTACTCGCGAGGCCTTCCACACCATTAACCTTTTAGGCTGGCTGATGGGAAGCCTGGCTCTGGCTGACTGGACCCGGGTTAAAACCGCAGCCACCTATATAGCTATAGCCTTAAGCGTCATCGCCTATTATTCTTACACCCTGAATGTCCTCCAACTGGATGAAGACCAGGCCATGGCTTTAGGGGTGGAAGTGGAAAGGGTCAAGTTTATCATTATAGCTGCCGCTTCCCTGGCCACAGCTGCTGCCGTCTCCGTTAGCGGGGTTATCGGCTTCCTTGGGATAATAATCCCTCACACGGTGAGAATTCTGTGGGGTTCCGATTACCGCTTTCTTTTACCCATGAGCGGAATTTTGGGAGGCCTTTGCCTCATCTTGGCTGATGGTTTTATCCGTCTGCTCTTTGCCCCCAGAGAACTGCCCATTGGAGTGGTGACAGCTTTCTTAGGAGCTCCTTTTTTCATTTATCTATTGCGCCGCTATAAGAAGGAGGTTTTTCCATTTTAA
- a CDS encoding ABC transporter ATP-binding protein, which yields MLPLVVRGVHFSYDGRPVLRGVSLSVAGGEVVSLIGPNGAGKSTLIKLIAGILSPQKGEIEVLGCPLRRWKRKSLARVIALVPQGAYIPPTFSVWESIYLGRTPYLNFPGIARDRDIKAIERAMRWVKVEHLKDNLVGELSGGERQRVILARALAQEPKILLLDEPTAHLDIHHQVSILKFIRKLAREEGLAVLAVLHDLNLASSFSDRIVLMAGGEVLAQGAPEEVIKWERLREVYGTGIIVMPRPDDSRRPAVLPEFSL from the coding sequence ATGTTACCGCTGGTGGTCAGAGGAGTTCATTTCAGTTACGATGGTAGACCGGTGCTCAGAGGGGTTAGCTTAAGCGTTGCTGGAGGAGAGGTGGTAAGCCTCATAGGCCCTAACGGGGCTGGAAAATCCACCCTGATCAAGCTCATAGCTGGCATTCTGTCACCACAAAAGGGGGAGATTGAGGTTCTGGGTTGTCCCCTGCGAAGGTGGAAAAGAAAGAGCCTCGCCCGAGTAATAGCCCTTGTCCCCCAGGGAGCTTACATACCGCCTACTTTTTCCGTTTGGGAAAGCATCTATCTGGGCCGAACGCCTTACCTTAATTTCCCGGGAATCGCCAGAGACAGGGATATTAAAGCCATTGAGAGAGCCATGCGCTGGGTAAAAGTAGAGCATTTGAAGGACAACCTAGTGGGGGAACTGTCGGGTGGGGAACGCCAGAGGGTGATATTAGCCAGGGCGCTGGCGCAGGAACCGAAGATCCTGCTTCTCGATGAACCAACAGCTCATCTGGATATACACCATCAGGTATCAATCCTAAAGTTTATCCGAAAACTTGCCCGTGAAGAGGGCCTGGCGGTTTTAGCCGTGCTTCATGACCTCAACCTGGCCTCTTCTTTTTCCGATAGAATTGTCCTTATGGCGGGGGGAGAAGTTCTGGCCCAGGGGGCTCCGGAGGAAGTTATAAAGTGGGAGAGGCTCCGAGAAGTTTACGGCACTGGCATTATAGTGATGCCAAGGCCCGATGATTCCCGCCGCCCTGCAGTGCTCCCGGAATTTTCCCTTTAA
- a CDS encoding NADH-quinone oxidoreductase subunit N, producing the protein MDILSAFAPELALFLGGLTLLALDMAWRRAEERKEAVILSLAVAFTALSFLLLLLFGKVSASPLFGMLASDRFALFFKGLVLVGTGLVLLSSYRYLEGHTPYRGEFYAFFLLVTLAILLVVGSVNLLMLYLAFEFLSLTSYILVGYLREEGKSSEAAIKYFLYGITASALMLYGMSLLYGVTGTLYLTEIGPALKKSEVGGWLAFPAMILLLAGFGFKIALVPFHQWSPDTYEGAPTPVTAFLSVGPKAAGLAVLMRVFITALADFQPDWTALLAGISMVTMTLGNLIALRQENIKRMMAYSSIAHAGYILMGIVCMVSGVASNFTGLNGVLIYLMAYLFTNLGAFAVVIAVERAIGSNRIADYAGLIKRDPLLAGAMIIFLLSLIGIPGTGGFVGKFFVFGAAIQMQFYILALVGIINSVISAFYYLNVVKQMFFRPGDESPISVSSSLRWAVVVSLVMVFIIGLYPHPFISVGTEAVHILGSALF; encoded by the coding sequence ATGGACATTCTTTCAGCCTTTGCTCCGGAATTGGCCCTTTTCCTGGGAGGGCTGACCCTTCTGGCCCTGGATATGGCCTGGAGAAGGGCAGAAGAAAGGAAAGAAGCGGTAATTTTGAGCCTGGCTGTGGCTTTCACAGCTCTTTCCTTCCTCTTGCTCCTCCTTTTCGGGAAAGTTTCCGCCTCCCCTCTATTTGGTATGCTGGCTTCCGACAGGTTTGCTCTCTTCTTCAAAGGGCTTGTTCTGGTAGGCACGGGGCTTGTCCTCCTTTCTTCTTACCGCTATCTGGAGGGCCACACCCCTTACCGGGGAGAATTCTACGCCTTCTTTCTCCTGGTAACTTTGGCCATATTGCTGGTGGTAGGCTCCGTAAACCTGCTCATGCTTTACCTGGCCTTTGAGTTCCTCAGCCTCACCTCCTATATCCTGGTGGGGTACCTGCGGGAGGAAGGCAAGTCCAGCGAAGCGGCTATAAAGTACTTCCTCTACGGAATTACAGCCTCGGCTCTGATGCTTTACGGCATGTCGCTTCTCTACGGGGTCACGGGAACGCTGTATCTGACTGAAATAGGGCCGGCCTTAAAGAAAAGCGAGGTAGGAGGATGGCTGGCCTTTCCCGCCATGATCCTTCTTCTGGCAGGATTTGGCTTCAAAATCGCCCTCGTCCCATTCCATCAGTGGTCCCCTGACACATACGAGGGAGCCCCCACTCCAGTGACAGCTTTCCTTTCGGTGGGGCCCAAGGCTGCTGGCCTGGCAGTGCTCATGAGGGTTTTCATCACCGCCCTCGCCGATTTCCAGCCGGATTGGACTGCCCTCCTGGCGGGAATTTCTATGGTGACCATGACCCTGGGGAACCTGATAGCCCTTCGTCAGGAAAACATAAAGAGAATGATGGCTTATTCCAGCATCGCTCACGCCGGCTACATCCTCATGGGTATCGTATGCATGGTGAGCGGAGTGGCCAGCAATTTCACCGGGCTGAACGGGGTGCTCATTTACCTCATGGCCTATCTTTTCACTAACCTCGGTGCTTTCGCCGTAGTGATAGCGGTGGAAAGAGCTATTGGTTCCAACCGCATCGCCGATTATGCCGGCCTTATAAAGCGCGACCCTCTTCTGGCAGGCGCCATGATCATCTTTCTGCTATCTCTCATCGGCATACCGGGGACCGGAGGGTTCGTGGGGAAGTTTTTCGTCTTTGGTGCTGCTATTCAGATGCAGTTTTACATCCTGGCTCTTGTGGGGATAATAAACAGCGTGATTTCAGCTTTCTATTATCTAAATGTGGTCAAGCAAATGTTCTTCAGGCCCGGGGACGAAAGTCCAATTTCGGTGAGCAGTTCCCTCAGATGGGCTGTGGTGGTAAGCCTGGTAATGGTTTTCATCATAGGCCTTTACCCACACCCCTTCATCTCCGTAGGAACCGAAGCCGTTCATATCCTGGGCTCTGCCCTTTTCTAA
- a CDS encoding NADH-quinone oxidoreductase subunit M, with protein MEFPILSAITFIPALGALIILFFPKERVNLIRWFAIAVSLIPLALSTYLWIAYNQSEGGIQFVERYRWIPAINVWYHVGVDGISVPMLFLTSLLSTLGYFYSAYTIHERVKEYYFLFLLLQTGMNGVFVALDFVLFYVFWEIGLVPMYLLIGVWGGKYREYAAIKFFLYTLAGSVFMLLAILGIYFTTGSFDILKAAEVHPFADNFTLASLAFWAFFVAFAIKVPSFPFHTWLPDAHTEAPTAGSVILAGILLKLGCYGLLRIVLPIFPEPFRFYAPIVAILGLISIVYGAFVCMAQWDLKRLIAYSSVAHMGYVVLGIAAAAASLNFNHPSFKESAAIALNGATMQMFNHGIITGGLFFLVGMIYERAHTRDLQVFGGLGAKLPYYYAVVMITGLASLGLPGLAGFWGEFLVFRGAFHIIPYIAAFGVIGVVATAGYILWKVVQFMFLGPFNEEKWGYLTDMEAFEKVTMWPLLLFMVGFGLYPAPLLNIINTATTALMGKL; from the coding sequence ATGGAGTTCCCGATTCTCTCAGCTATAACTTTTATCCCAGCCCTTGGAGCGTTGATCATCCTTTTCTTCCCCAAGGAGAGGGTCAACCTCATAAGGTGGTTCGCCATCGCAGTGAGCCTCATACCTCTGGCCCTTTCAACCTATCTCTGGATTGCTTATAACCAGAGCGAGGGCGGAATCCAGTTCGTGGAGCGCTACCGCTGGATACCCGCTATCAATGTCTGGTATCACGTGGGCGTTGATGGGATAAGCGTCCCAATGCTCTTTCTCACCTCTCTCCTTTCAACCCTGGGCTACTTTTACTCTGCCTACACCATCCATGAACGAGTCAAGGAGTATTACTTCCTCTTCCTCCTGCTTCAGACCGGCATGAATGGCGTTTTTGTGGCTCTGGACTTTGTCCTCTTTTACGTCTTCTGGGAGATAGGCCTCGTGCCAATGTATCTCCTTATCGGAGTTTGGGGTGGTAAGTACCGTGAGTATGCAGCCATAAAGTTTTTCCTCTACACTCTGGCCGGCAGCGTTTTTATGCTCCTGGCCATTCTGGGAATTTACTTCACCACCGGGAGCTTTGATATCCTCAAGGCAGCGGAAGTTCACCCCTTCGCTGACAATTTCACTCTGGCCAGCCTGGCATTCTGGGCTTTCTTTGTCGCCTTTGCCATAAAGGTCCCGAGCTTCCCCTTCCACACCTGGTTGCCCGATGCTCACACTGAAGCTCCCACCGCCGGCAGCGTTATCCTGGCCGGAATACTGCTGAAGCTGGGTTGTTACGGCCTCCTCCGGATAGTCCTCCCCATTTTCCCCGAACCTTTCAGGTTCTATGCTCCCATCGTGGCTATCCTCGGGCTTATAAGCATAGTCTACGGGGCTTTCGTGTGCATGGCTCAGTGGGATCTCAAACGCCTCATCGCCTATTCATCGGTAGCTCACATGGGCTACGTGGTTCTGGGGATTGCAGCGGCGGCTGCCAGCCTCAACTTCAACCACCCTTCATTCAAGGAGAGCGCAGCCATTGCCTTGAACGGTGCCACAATGCAAATGTTCAACCATGGTATCATCACTGGGGGGCTCTTCTTCCTGGTGGGCATGATTTACGAGCGAGCTCACACCAGAGACCTTCAGGTTTTCGGAGGTCTCGGAGCCAAGCTCCCCTATTACTATGCGGTGGTTATGATTACTGGTCTGGCTTCCCTCGGTCTTCCCGGTTTGGCCGGGTTCTGGGGAGAATTCCTGGTCTTCAGGGGCGCTTTCCATATTATCCCGTACATTGCCGCTTTTGGAGTTATCGGCGTAGTAGCCACGGCTGGATACATCCTCTGGAAAGTAGTGCAGTTTATGTTCCTGGGACCTTTCAACGAGGAAAAGTGGGGCTACCTAACCGATATGGAAGCCTTTGAGAAAGTAACCATGTGGCCGCTTTTGCTCTTCATGGTGGGATTCGGGCTGTATCCCGCACCTCTGCTCAACATAATTAACACGGCTACAACAGCTCTCATGGGCAAACTGTAA